From the Lolium rigidum isolate FL_2022 chromosome 2, APGP_CSIRO_Lrig_0.1, whole genome shotgun sequence genome, one window contains:
- the LOC124688427 gene encoding F-box protein FBW2-like isoform X2, translated as MGECGGSEYRCWEELLPDALGLVFRNLPLQEVLTVVPRVCKSWGRVVAGPYCWQQIDIEDWSQQRQSQPEQLVRMVEMLLRRSSGSCRRLSVSGLPCDPLFSFVGDHARALRTLEIPRSEISDAVVETVAPRLPNLTFLDISSCTKIGARALEAFGSHCRSLVGLRRVMHPIDVAGRNACHQHDEARAIARTMPRLRHLEVGYMLVTTEAILEVLARCRDLEFVDLRGCWAVDERFLQERRPGLSFLGPGVDDCFENSYWEECSDDEDDDDVYSWELMDDDEYYAVVGSDDDDDDEEAVWDDGQGIENLEVRFYGGGFSESYAGFDWPASP; from the exons ATGGGAGAGTGCGGCGGCAGCGAGTACCGGTGCTGGGAGGAGCTGCTGCCCGACGCGCTGGGGCTCGTGTTCCGCAACCTGCCGCTGCAGGAGGTGCTGACGGTGGTGCCGCGAGTGTGCAAGTCGTGGGGGCGTGTGGTGGCCGGCCCGTACTGCTGGCAGCAGATCGACATCGAGGACTGGAGCCAGCAGCGGCAGAGCCAGCCGGAGCAGCTCGTCCGCATGGTGGAGATGCTCCTCCGCCGCAGCTCCGGCTCCTGCCGCCGCCTCAGCGTCTCCGGCCTCCCCTGCGATCCCCTCTTCTCCTTCGTCGGCGACCA CGCGCGGGCTCTGAGGACGCTGGAGATCCCACGGAGCGAGATCAGCGACGCCGTCGTGGAGACCGTGGCGCCGAGGCTGCCGAACCTGACGTTCCTGGACATCAGTAGCTGCACCAAGATCGGCGCGCGCGCGCTGGAGGCGTTCGGCAGCCACTGCCGGAGCCTCGTGGGGCTCCGCCGCGTGATGCACCCGATCGACGTGGCCGGCCGCAACGCCTGCCACCAGCACGACGAGGCCCGCGCCATCGCGCGCACCATGCCGCGGCTCCGCCACCTCGAGGTCGGGTACATGCTCGTCACCACGGAGGCCATCCTGGAGGTGCTCGCCCGGTGCCGCGACCTGGAGTTCGTCGACCTCCGCGGCTGCTGGGCCGTCGACGAGAGGTTCCTGCAGGAGCGGCGCCCCGGGCTCAGCTTCCTCGGGCCCGGGGTGGACGACTGCTTCGAGAACAGCTACTGGGAGGAGTGctccgacgacgaggacgatgatgacgtgTACTCGTGGGAGCTCATGGACGACGATGAGTACTACGCCGTCgtcggcagcgatgacgacgacgacgacgaggaggccgTGTGGGATGACGGGCAGGGGATCGAGAACCTGGAGGTCAGGTTCTACGGCGGCGGGTTCAGCGAGAGCTACGCTGGGTTCGACTGGCCGGCGTCACCGTGA
- the LOC124688427 gene encoding F-box protein FBW2-like isoform X1: MTPFHFSVRIAAIDLGIWKYSRYCSLAAGWAMGECGGSEYRCWEELLPDALGLVFRNLPLQEVLTVVPRVCKSWGRVVAGPYCWQQIDIEDWSQQRQSQPEQLVRMVEMLLRRSSGSCRRLSVSGLPCDPLFSFVGDHARALRTLEIPRSEISDAVVETVAPRLPNLTFLDISSCTKIGARALEAFGSHCRSLVGLRRVMHPIDVAGRNACHQHDEARAIARTMPRLRHLEVGYMLVTTEAILEVLARCRDLEFVDLRGCWAVDERFLQERRPGLSFLGPGVDDCFENSYWEECSDDEDDDDVYSWELMDDDEYYAVVGSDDDDDDEEAVWDDGQGIENLEVRFYGGGFSESYAGFDWPASP, encoded by the exons ATGACCCCCTTCCATTTTTCAGTTCGAATTGCTGCAATTGATCTTGGTATTTGGAAGTACTCAAGGTATTGTTCTCTGGCGGCAGGTTGGGCCATGGGAGAGTGCGGCGGCAGCGAGTACCGGTGCTGGGAGGAGCTGCTGCCCGACGCGCTGGGGCTCGTGTTCCGCAACCTGCCGCTGCAGGAGGTGCTGACGGTGGTGCCGCGAGTGTGCAAGTCGTGGGGGCGTGTGGTGGCCGGCCCGTACTGCTGGCAGCAGATCGACATCGAGGACTGGAGCCAGCAGCGGCAGAGCCAGCCGGAGCAGCTCGTCCGCATGGTGGAGATGCTCCTCCGCCGCAGCTCCGGCTCCTGCCGCCGCCTCAGCGTCTCCGGCCTCCCCTGCGATCCCCTCTTCTCCTTCGTCGGCGACCA CGCGCGGGCTCTGAGGACGCTGGAGATCCCACGGAGCGAGATCAGCGACGCCGTCGTGGAGACCGTGGCGCCGAGGCTGCCGAACCTGACGTTCCTGGACATCAGTAGCTGCACCAAGATCGGCGCGCGCGCGCTGGAGGCGTTCGGCAGCCACTGCCGGAGCCTCGTGGGGCTCCGCCGCGTGATGCACCCGATCGACGTGGCCGGCCGCAACGCCTGCCACCAGCACGACGAGGCCCGCGCCATCGCGCGCACCATGCCGCGGCTCCGCCACCTCGAGGTCGGGTACATGCTCGTCACCACGGAGGCCATCCTGGAGGTGCTCGCCCGGTGCCGCGACCTGGAGTTCGTCGACCTCCGCGGCTGCTGGGCCGTCGACGAGAGGTTCCTGCAGGAGCGGCGCCCCGGGCTCAGCTTCCTCGGGCCCGGGGTGGACGACTGCTTCGAGAACAGCTACTGGGAGGAGTGctccgacgacgaggacgatgatgacgtgTACTCGTGGGAGCTCATGGACGACGATGAGTACTACGCCGTCgtcggcagcgatgacgacgacgacgacgaggaggccgTGTGGGATGACGGGCAGGGGATCGAGAACCTGGAGGTCAGGTTCTACGGCGGCGGGTTCAGCGAGAGCTACGCTGGGTTCGACTGGCCGGCGTCACCGTGA